One genomic region from Cucumis melo cultivar AY chromosome 9, USDA_Cmelo_AY_1.0, whole genome shotgun sequence encodes:
- the LOC127150987 gene encoding putative cytochrome c biosynthesis ccmC-like mitochondrial protein produces MSLSLLQPSFLMSKTRSYAQILIGSRLFLTAMAIHLSLRVAPLDLQQGGNSRILYVHVPAARMSILVYIATAINTFFFLLTKHPLFLRSSGTGTEMGAFFTLFTLVTGGFRGRPMWGTFWVWDARLTSVFISFLIYLGALRFQKLPVEPASISIRLGPIDIPIIKFSVNWWNTSHQPGSISGSGTSIHVPMPIPILSNFANFPLATRIFFVLETRLPIPFFPESPFTEEISAFYAKMTSAGSKNPTER; encoded by the coding sequence ATGTCTCTTTCCTTATTACAACCTTCATTTTTGATGTCAAAGACCAGAAGCTATGCGCAAATTCTCATTGGATCTCGGTTGTTCTTAACAGCGATGGCTATTCATTTAAGTCTTCGGGTAGCACCACTAGATCTTCAACAAGGTGGAAATTCTCGTATTCTGTATGTACATGTTCCTGCGGCTCGGATGAGTATTCTTGTTTATATCGCTACGGCTATCAACACTTTCTTCTTCCTATTAACAAAACATCCCCTTTTTCTTCGCTCTTCCGGAACCGGTACAGAAATGGGTGCTTTTTTTACCTTGTTTACTTTAGTGACTGGGGGGTTTCGGGGAAGACCTATGTGGGGCACCTTTTGGGTGTGGGATGCTCGTTTAACCTCTGTATTCATCTCGTTCCTTATTTACCTGGGTGCACTGCGTTTTCAAAAGCTTCCTGTCGAACCGGCTTCTATTTCAATCCGTCTTGGACCGATCGATATACCAATAATCAAGTTTTCAGTCAACTGGTGGAATACATCGCATCAACCTGGGAGCATTAGCGGATCTGGTACATCAATACATGTTCCTATGCCCATTCCAATCTTGTCTAACTTTGCTAACTTCCCCTTAGCAACCCGTATCTTCTTCGTTTTGGAAACACGTCTTCCTATTCCATTTTTTCCCGAATCTCCTTTCACGGAAGAAATCTCAGCTTTTTATGCTAAAATGACATCAGCAGGCTCAAAgaatcccacggagcggtaa